Below is a window of Calditrichota bacterium DNA.
AAACGCCGTTTTGGTCATCTTTCATTCCAGTCGCGGAGCGCAAATCCGCCGTCAATTCGCGCGGCAGCATACCCAAGTATCCGCGCGCGACTTTTCCGTTTTCGCGCAGCTGATCTACGACCTTCATGGCCATGTTGATCGGAATTGCGAAACCGATGCCTTGACCGCTCGGGTTAATCGCGGTGTTTACGCCGATGACTTCGCCGTGAATATTGCAAAGCGGGCCGCCGCTGTTGCCGAAGTTAATCGAGGCATCCGTCTGAATGAAATCCTGATAGGCCGGGCCGCCTCCCGCAATCGCGAGATTGCTTCTGCCGCGCGCGGAAACGATACCCACCGTCAAGGTCCAATCGAGACCCAAGGGATTTCCCATGGCGATGGCCCAATCGCCGACGTGCAACTGGTCCGAGTTGCCGATCAGCGCGACTTCATTCGGCGCAAAGTTGTGATCTATCTTAATCACGGCGACGTCGGTTTCGGGATCCGCGCCGATGATGCGAGCTTCGTATTCCGTACCGTCTTGAGTTTTGACGGTCACTTTGTCGGCATCCTCAACGACGTGATTGTTGGTGAGAATGAAGCCGTCGCGGCTGATGATCATGCCGGAGCCGGTCGCGGGCGAATGGAATTTCCGCGGCTGCTGCTGGTTTCCGTCACGCTTGTGGAAGAATTCAAAGAACGGTGAATCATTGAACATGTCGTTCATCGAATTGCCGCTCACGACCTTGTCCGACGAGATGTTCACGACCGTCGGGCCGACACGCTCGGCGACCGCCACGAACGGGCTTTCGCCGTTGTCGTTGATCATCTGATTGTATTGAGCGAACTCCACATTAACCGGAGGCGCGACGTTCTGTGCGACAGCTGTGGTGTCGCGATTCATGTTGGCCGTGAACAGCACTCCGGCGACCGCGCCGACGAGTACAAAGCCAAGTCCAATCCAACCGAGTTTTCTCATAGTCATTCGTGTATTTTCGTGATGTGTTGTAATATTGGAGCCGCGAGGGCTGTGTTGTGTTTCGTACTCAAATATACGAATTGATTTTGAGAGGGTTCCCAAGTTCCCAGCGTGGACGCTGGATCCAGTGCTCTGACGCAAATGCCTTGCCTGCGTAATGTCTTGTTTCTTGGTTTGGTCCCAACAATTGTCGGAGCGGATAGTGTTGTTTTTTATGGCTCTTGGGTTTTGGGCTTGTGATGCAGAGTGCGAAGAAAAGTATGAAATATGAAGTCAGAAGTCAGAAAGGAGAGTGGAACGGAGGGCTAATAATATATGAACATTTGGGCAGTAAGTCAAGAGGGGGCAGGGGAAGTATGAAGGCGGAAAAGGTATGAGGTCAGAGGTAAGAGGTATGAACCGAGAACAGACCCCATCCCCTAACCCCTTCCCCGTGAACGGAGTAGGGAGACAGTAATTGCGGATTCTGATTTTTGGGAGTAGATTGGGGGTATGAAAGGGACCTTGTTTACACCGCGAATTCTATCTGCATTCAATCTTCTGAAGCGGGTGGGGTTCGCGGTTTTGGTGTGGGGGGGATACTTGACCACGCAAGCCCAGCCCTACGAACTGCAGTTTCTCTATGATGAAGTGTCGGATGAGCCGTGGCCGTATGGACAAAGGGTGTTGGCGCCATTAGGTGATCAAGATGGAGATGGGTTTGATGATATCCTAACCTGCGAGTGGGACGGGACGGGTTATAGCTACCATTTGAAAATCATCTATGGCGCGGCAGAACCCCCGTACGAATATCTAGCATTTGCTCACACCATGTTAGATACGTCAGCGCAGCAGTACTTCTGGCAACAACTTGAACCATACACTTCGTGTGGAGACTATAATGGGGATGGTCACACAGATATTATGGTCGAGTTAAGGCGTCATCCAGACGCACAATCTCGAATGTATCTCTATCTTGGCGGTCCGGCACTGTTTGACACGCTTTGGGATTGGGCGGCTTCGGATTTCACGGGACTAAAATCATTTGGAAACTATGGCGACTATAACGCAGACGGATACGACGACTTCATTTGCTCCACAGTCTCGGGGAGCACGAACCGCCGGTTCAGGTTTTACGAGAGTTTTTGGTTAACGCAGTCTCAGGAACCGACGTGGACGTACGGCTATGGCGAAACGATTGATGAGCCGTATCCAAGCGGACCGGGGAACTACGGCGACATCAATGGCGATGGCGATCCGGACTTTACTTTCACGGGTACAGTGGATCTTGTCCCCAATGATCCGGTGGTGACGGATTCGATCTATCAGGATTTTTGGTTTGGTGGACCGGACGCCGACTCCATTCCAGGAATTCATTTGCGTTATTCAGGCCAGAGCAGTTGCGTTGCCGGGTTTGAGCCCATCGGCGATGTGAATGGAGATGGTATTGATGATTTGATAGGTCACACGCTTGTGCCGGGGCTTCACGGACCAATTGCCACGGACAACCGCGTTTATTACGGCGGTGATCCACTTGATTTGGTGGGTGTGGACGTCATGTGGGAAACGCCGACTTTATATTTCATAGCCAGTGGTGCGCAGCTTCTTGGAGACATCAACGGCGACGGCTACGAAGACGTGGCCTTCAATCAAGGCAATCCACCGGACGGCGGTGGGATTCTGTATGTGTTCTTAGGTGGAAATCTGCCGCCAACCCGAGCTGCTTTCATCTTAGAAGGATACTGGGAAGGATTTCGCCTTGCACTGAATTTGTCCCGTGCCGGAGACTTCAACGGCGATGGACTCGATGATTGGATGTTTACGAGCTCCCAAGATGCACCGCCGCCTGAAGGGTCTTACATGCGCCTTTCCATCGTCTCCGGCGATCCGGACTTCGGATTGGATGTTCCCACAGATCGTCCGTCCATTGCTCGGGAAATTGCTCTCTCCATCTTCCCCAACCCCTTTAATTCAACGCTTCGCATTTCTCTTGACGCGCCGCTGCATGCTGATGTTTCGGTTTCGTTGTACGATTTGTTGGGGCGGGAGGTGGATGTGATTTACCGGGGTCGGCTCTCGTCTTCGACGATTTCTTATGTTGCGCCTGCTGGGCTTGCGAGTGGGGTTTATTTTGTGAGGGCGGAGAGTGGGGCGCAGGCGAGTTTGGTAAAGGTGGTGCTGCTGAAGTAGGGGATGGTTGCGGAACTCAGCCCCCCCTTAGAGCCTATCCCAAAACAAGGAAAAGACTCGCCGAGCGGAGATTTAGCGTAGCGGTTCCCCGCCGGAATCTAAAAAATCTCGATTTGCGGGGCAGGTGAAGACACCTGCCGCCGCAATTCTTGAATCTCTCGCTATTTCAAGATAGGTTCTTAATCCCCACGTGAACGGGGGGAGACCAGAGAGGTCCTTCACTTTGTTCAGGATGACGACGATCTTGGGCATCTCGATTTACCAATGCGGGCGGATTGCCATCCGCCCCTACGACATTTGTGGTGTGCGGGGCGGGTGAGTGTTTGTTAAACACTCGACACCCGCCGCCGCGATTGCAGTTTGACCCCCTTTTATCCCCCCGGAGGACCGGGGGGAAATGTTTGTTGAAACTGTGAGCTGAAATTTGTTTCTTGCGGGTTGCCATTGCGGGTCTGGAGACCCACAACGGCGAGCAACGGCGATTTTAGACCCACAACGGCGAGGTTTTTTTTCGGAACGGCGAGGGTTTTTGTAACATCAACATTTCTTTTGGCCTGATTTGACGCGACGATTGCGGATTGAGCCGCTGCTTATCTTTTTGACCATGCTGCCGGTGACGGGAGTGGTGCCGATATTGAAGACGTTCGTGATGGACGGATTCGGAGTGTCGGAGTTTTGGACGCATGTGTTT
It encodes the following:
- a CDS encoding Do family serine endopeptidase, giving the protein MRKLGWIGLGFVLVGAVAGVLFTANMNRDTTAVAQNVAPPVNVEFAQYNQMINDNGESPFVAVAERVGPTVVNISSDKVVSGNSMNDMFNDSPFFEFFHKRDGNQQQPRKFHSPATGSGMIISRDGFILTNNHVVEDADKVTVKTQDGTEYEARIIGADPETDVAVIKIDHNFAPNEVALIGNSDQLHVGDWAIAMGNPLGLDWTLTVGIVSARGRSNLAIAGGGPAYQDFIQTDASINFGNSGGPLCNIHGEVIGVNTAINPSGQGIGFAIPINMAMKVVDQLRENGKVARGYLGMLPRELTADLRSATGMKDDQNGVFVERVDPNTPAEEGGLEAGDVITEFNGNPVNDVQHFRMRVADVPPGKPVQAKILREGKTKNLEFVLGDRAQLATFMGQSKPEPEPSTNWLGIDVGQINESMARALKLDGTFGVIINEIDEDSPAQDKLREGDVIIEIDRKPVDDVKSFKEIAADLRHSDRAVLFRIVREGVKTFEAVEVN
- a CDS encoding T9SS type A sorting domain-containing protein; the encoded protein is MKGTLFTPRILSAFNLLKRVGFAVLVWGGYLTTQAQPYELQFLYDEVSDEPWPYGQRVLAPLGDQDGDGFDDILTCEWDGTGYSYHLKIIYGAAEPPYEYLAFAHTMLDTSAQQYFWQQLEPYTSCGDYNGDGHTDIMVELRRHPDAQSRMYLYLGGPALFDTLWDWAASDFTGLKSFGNYGDYNADGYDDFICSTVSGSTNRRFRFYESFWLTQSQEPTWTYGYGETIDEPYPSGPGNYGDINGDGDPDFTFTGTVDLVPNDPVVTDSIYQDFWFGGPDADSIPGIHLRYSGQSSCVAGFEPIGDVNGDGIDDLIGHTLVPGLHGPIATDNRVYYGGDPLDLVGVDVMWETPTLYFIASGAQLLGDINGDGYEDVAFNQGNPPDGGGILYVFLGGNLPPTRAAFILEGYWEGFRLALNLSRAGDFNGDGLDDWMFTSSQDAPPPEGSYMRLSIVSGDPDFGLDVPTDRPSIAREIALSIFPNPFNSTLRISLDAPLHADVSVSLYDLLGREVDVIYRGRLSSSTISYVAPAGLASGVYFVRAESGAQASLVKVVLLK